ATCAACACTAATACTATATTATAAAAGTTAAATTAATATCTTAAACTTTATATCCAATCAAACACAATCACCTAAAATGAAAGAGATGTTGTAAAATGCAACTTGAATTTTGGCTATAAATTAAAGAGAAAAACGTCTATTTTATTTGGACAAATACATCAGGAGTTTAATTTTGTCCTCTGAAACAACAAGAAATCCATTATATTTTTGCATGTAAGGTCCGGAAAGGATAGTTAAGCAGACATTACCTGTACCTAATGAAGGTAGAGAGAATTTTACAATAAATTTTATCCTCTgatattataattttattaaaGAACTGACATAACTATAAACTTGTTAAAATTATGAAGTAACAAGTTAACCCAAAAGAGAAAAGTTcctatttacaaaaataaataaattacaaTACTAAACTTTTTCGCTAGGAAGCAACTTTAGCCCGGCCAAAAGTGTTAAGAGCACGCACCACCAATAAGCAGGCTCGATGAGTCTGACATCGGAGATTTCAATATTCCGGCAGCCAATGAACCCTACCAACCTCGGCCTGCACTCATCCCCAAGGCAAGCTCCGGTGTGATTCCAGCTCACCATCACATTTTTCTTCTTATCAAATCTCTGCACAAACTTCAATCCCTGTCCGTTGATTTCTCCACCTCCGGTAATCCCTACATCCACCGCATCCTCCGCCAGTACTACGTACCACTTGCTCTGCTCCTTCGGATAATCCTCCAATTTCGTCCCTCCCAAAATCGTCGCCTTCTTATGTATATCCAATACGACGCCTGATTTCAGGAATATTGTCGCCGTTAAGTAATTTCCCGGCGGGAAGATGACGTGGCATTGACGGCGGTGTTTGGAAACCACGGCTGAGCATGTGTTTATGGCTTTCTGGATTGGAACGGTGTCGTAGTGTATGCCGTCGCCGGCGGCGCCACATTTGGCGACGGAGATGGATAGGGGGTCAGGTTTTGATTGGAGGATGGAGAGTTGTGACGTGGAAGAGTATGATTGGGTAGTGAAAGATAAAGTGAGAAGTGAGAGGAGTAATTGAACCTGAAACATTTGTGCTTGTTGGAGAATGAAAATGAATTATTTGATCGGAAAATGGCAAAAAGGAAATGAAGATTTTTAGTGTTGAGCCATTGACTACGAAATTGGATTACTTGTTTCTCTTTTTTTAGTGTTTTCTTGGATAAGAtttgattaattaattatttgttaCCGatattaaaatataatatttgataGTTTGATGACCACCTAGTCTCGTGAGTCTATTCGAATGAGATTTATAATGTTGATTATTAATGTTGTACGATTCCTTAATGAAAGTTAGTCAATGTTGccattttggattttctttttgcGTGCCGTGAGATCTGATCTCTTTATTCTATCGAGATAGAGCCGTATTAtatatctcaaattatttgtacaaaattgattattttttttccttttttaccattagtaataattgttcttgaagatgAAGATAACACATAaagaggtcgtttggtatgaggtataagaaggtataagggtggtataaaCATTTAATACCACtttaatactctgtttggttagcaaaccaggtataagttatcctggtgttaattttaatactggaataacttataccttatagaaggtggggtaattagcaccggtataacttataccttctttttagaaattatgcaattgtcattcttaatacaatataccaaacaatgaataaacaacaatcccagcataacttatcccaatataacttataccgaCATAACTTACACCggtataaatcgtattccaaccaaacgaccccaaatagaataaatattcaatGAATAGTGATTATATCTTATGACATAAATAAGGATATAATAGTCCAATCCCTTTCCTAAATAATATTTCTTAAGAGACGTGTAGAAGAGAAACACGACACATAATATGAGACGGAAGGAGTATTATTCTTTTTTCAATTTACTTTTTTTGCCTTTTAACTATGGTCATATGTAGGAGTGTTCAtagttcggtttggatcggtttttcccttaaaaaaaatcaaaccaagtaagtcgatttttcaaatattataaccaaaccaaaccaactaaattagttttttctcgattcggtgtATGTCGGATTTTCGGTTATTTATCGATTTTTTCTtatcaagaggttgtgagtttgagtctccccaagagcaaggtgggaagttcttggagggaaggatgtcgggggtctatttggaaacagcctctctaccccaagataggggtaaggtctgcatacacactaccctccccagaccccactaagtgggattatactgggtggttgttgttgttgttttcttaaatataagacatacattaccaaacacatattccgaCGACTACATTTTCAACATAACACTATCAAGTCAATTGTCCTTTAAGAAATCTATCGTTTACAACATATATTGataataattgaatcaaatagtgatgaataatttaaggactcaattaaaaatagattatttttaacataaaatggattcttacacttaacaaaagaaaactaccgatcaaactagaatgtaaaggcaaaaaattgtactaaaagtgcaaacgattaacatttaccataaaattttagaaattttgtacaaaaatatacatatatatatataggtgtaatgaCAAATTTGAAATAACTATTCGATAggcggtttggttcgattttttttagttatttttttattaaaatcaaaaccaaaccaaatttgattaatttttaaaattcaaaatcaaaaccaAGCCAAAAAGTGTCAgttttttggtcggtttgatttggtttttggTTTGGGtcgatttttcgggtttttataAACACCCCTAGACTCATATGCATGATAGTAAAATTtattcttttcctttctcttttttctttaggATATATAGCTCCGGAAAAAACTTAACCGTGCACAGTATCCTCTCCATTAATTTTATGTCCAGTATTTGTCAAAAATAAACACTTAACATtctaataaaatgaaaataacaTTCAAACTAATATTTTGTGAGATTTCCATAATAAATACATAATGTAAGTATTTGATTTCAAAATATAATAGGCATATTTACAAATTAGTGAAGTGTTGAGTGTAATTTACAAAAAATGGAGCACTTAGAAAGCTATAACAATTATTGATGCAAGGAAGGATAAGTTCCCTTTCAAAAAGATAATGAGTTGCTGTTTTACTACGAAAGAAAGAAAGTTAAAGGCACGCACCACCAAAGAGCAGGCTCGATGAGTCTGACATCGGAGATATCAATATTCCGGCAGCCGATAAACCCTACCAACCTCGGCCTGCACTCATCCCCAAGGCAAGCTCCGGTGTGGTTCCAGCTCACCATTACATTTTTCTTGTCATCAAATCTCTGCACAAACTTCAATCCCTGTCCGTTGATTTCTCCACCTCCGGTAATCCCTACATCCGCCGCATCCTCCGCTAGTACTACATACCACCTGTTCCGCTCGTTCGGGTAATCCTCCAATCTCGGTCCTCCTAAAATTGTCGCATTCCGGTGAATATCCAGGAAGACACCGGATTTCAGGAATATTGTCGCCGTTAAGTATTTCCCCGGGGGGAAGATGACGTGGCATTGACGCTGGTGTGTGAAAACGGCTCCTGAGCATGCGTTTATGGCTTTCTGGATTGGAACTGTGTCGTAGTGTGTGCCGTCGCCGGCGGCGCCGAATTTGGTGACGGAGATGGATAGGGAGTTGGGTTTTGATGGGAGGATGGAGAGTCCTGACGTGGAAGAATATGACTGGGTACTGAAAGATAAAGTGAGAAGTGAGAGGAGTAATTGAAGTTGAAACATTTTGTGTTTATTGGAGAATGAAAATGAAATGATTTGATCTGAAAATGGAATGAACAAGTGGAGTGATTGACTACGATTATATGTATTTTGAGTTTATTATTTAAATGCCCATTTAATTATGTAAAATTATTGAATAAAGTTATGTTTTTTTTGCTTATATAAAAAATCATTTAATTATAACTATAGCAGTTAAAATGTCATTCAACCAAATTTCGCAATATATTTTGCGGcaaatatctatattatattaaaaggaggatAGTGAAGCATGATGTTAAGCCAAGTGATATGTTGAGAAAATGTCACTTGGCACTTTTAAGACATAATCTAAAAATATTTTAGACAAATCTAATAAAGATTAAGACAAGATTTGATCAAATTTAATTTACATAGTTATTAGATTGTCTTTGACTACATATCATTTTAATTTGGTTATGTAAGGAAACAATGATTTAGTTTGAGTTATCAAAAAAAAGTTATCGACCCATATAATTTTCGCATAAAATAAAGCAAGTAAATACTTAATactcaaaataatatttataaGTTTAAACACTATAaatgaatattaaaaataaatggaaattttattttaatagaaAGAAAGCTCATATTCATCTATATATAATATGTTATAACGGAAATAGCGAACAAAGGTATGAAGTAAGTAGCAAGCTAAAAAAAAGTCACATAAATAGTGTGACAATATTAAGCAATGGATAACGCAATAACTCTATTAAATTTTGCCTCCAAAATCTAGGATTTAAGATAAAgatatttataaaattaattacAGTTAAAAAAATAGatcataaaatttaaaaataaaattaaaactcaacattttcgATTGAAAATAAAGGAGAACGGAAATTTAAGCTTGAAATAACTACATATGCAATAAGATATATGTTTTAGATTTAtgtaagtaataataataataataataataataataataataataataataataataataataataataataataatctatatctatattatattaaaaggaggatAGTGAAGTATGAAAGTAAGTCAAGTGGTGTATTGAGAAAATGACACTTGACACTTTTAAGACAAAATTTACATATATTTAAGACAAATAATCCATATCTAAATCTATATCTATCATATATACATTTCCTATACATATGTAATTGTACCTTTTTATTTGAATTAATATGCTTGATTTTTGGCATTCATTATCAATTTTTCTTAGTTAAAATCCGGCCATTGCGTTTATTAATTTAAGTTAGAATTATGATttgttcaaatattttattttgaaacATTGACTATCACGTTGCTTAAAAGTATTTGACCAAAGATATAAAGAAAATGAACTAAAGATATATATTCACATTAAAACGAGGTAGGTGATATATAAATTTTTTGTGTAATTTGAATTTTCAAACATACATTGTATAAAAAAAAGTTCCTTATAATATCTTTCCACAATTTTATTTACcgtgttacaaaaaaaaaagttaaatagTAAGAtttatttgaatttgaaatcagaAAGTATTTTTGAGTTATGACGAGAACAATTATACATTTTTATAATAGCACGTATCTCAAATtttaatagataaagccaaaaacCAAAAATATTAGGTAATAAAAAATTCAAAGCAAAAAATTACAATTTTAAGAGATTATTTAGTATGATAATATTTATGTTTAAagttaaatatattatattaatgataaaagaaaagaataatTTAATTGCTATGGCGTACAATAAGAAAATATCAGATATTAAAAAACTGATAGATTTATAACAAATAAATAGAACTTCGGTTTATACTTTGGACCAATTTGAAATCACAATTTAGTATAAAATGTAATATTATGACTATAGAAGAATTCTAAAtgggaaaaattaattaagatatCACATAAAATGTACAAAAGGTGGACAAAAATAGTATGAGGATATTATACTTTGACTTgatttaaaaatgaaataaagtaacaaaataatacacaaaatattattgataaatttaaattaTATAAAAACCTATGAAAACTTAAATTTTTGTAGTAATAAAAATCTATTTTATCtatttaatattaaaaaataataatacataacaagaatttaCTGTGCAAGCTAATAAAAATTATATCGCAATGTAACAATTCTAAGTAAAAATAATGTAAGAAGAAGGACAagacttatttgaatttgagatgacaaaaccttttttgaattatgataaatatatatattggaATCTTAACAGACAaagtcaaaaaataaaaaatatcaaaTATTGAAAAATTTCCAATCAAAATAGTAAATTTTAAATATATCCTATATAAAATATTGTTGATAAACTATTCAAGAACTGTGATCAATTAAATTTTCGGAAttactaaaaaaataataattaataacaTTAAGTCAATATCCAAGCTCCTAAAAAATTACGTCGCAATATAACAACTGTAAGTGAGAATAATATCATAATAATAAACAAGTAACAAAAGgacaaaagttttaaaaaattaaatataaaaatatagaaTGATAAGACCTATTTGCATTTGAGGTGAAAATGTATTTTTTGAATTGTGGTGAGAAAAGTCATATATACAATGGATAATAGCATGTATCTTAATCTTAATAGACAaagtaaaaatcaaaaatatcaaATACTGAAAAACTTCAAGCAGAAGAGTAGATATTAAGTAAAATATGTGAATTTATCTTATAAGAAAGTAAATTAAATATAAAACCCATAATTTGAAATTTATGTTAAACATAAAAGAGAGTGGAAATTTTTTATTTGCTTATTGCATATagtataataataattattattaaacaaaaaaaaaacttaatagtAAAGAACACATTCAAATTCATAATTAGTACTGCATATTTGTTGATAtttataatttgaatttgttttaaaaaaaattaataacttTAGACTTTTGAAGATGAACAGTACAATAAAAGTTTCAAGAAAAATTTTAGGAGTAAGAAAAATATATATCTGTGTTATATTAATAGGCGagcaattgaaaaaaaaattaagtaaagtgacaagctaataaaacgtaatgaaataatactaaatataGTAGATTatgtaataaagaaaaataatgaaCTGAAAAGCTATTTGTTATTATATGAATCTTTTTATAATTTCATAAGATTCTTTTATTGTTATGTTTCATTGGGTAACAAGAAGATAGTTAGAATTTAATTCAAGCAATATGATAGAATGTGCTCAAACAAATTAGATCACATAACATAATTTAAATTCTGTAATATTCTTCGCGCATCGCgcaggtactaatactagtttactttagaaagaattacaagaaaatacatatAATTTCACACCATAATAAAAAATAGctcatgtttttaagttttaccccacCTAGCCCATATTGTACGTATTTTAAAAACATTAGCTCTTGCAAATTAAATAGTTGTGTTCTTATAATCATTGCTTCTAAAAGTTATGAAGTTAAATCTGTGTTCTCACAATGACACAATCATTGATTTCACTCTCTTCTTctcactgtcacgacccggatttcccaccatcgggtgtcgtgatggcgcctactatcggagctaggcaagccaaatatttaaaacacatttcctgctttctttcaaacaatataataaacgagacaaaatctaagcggaagactttaaatctaaagcaactgaaaaccaaaagtgcggaagtttaatacacatcactacccaaggtctggtgtcactagctcacggactactacagagtACTACAaccaatgtctgaaaggaaatacatcatgtttgtctgatacaagatgaacaaacgaaaaatatggaaagggacttcggcctgcgaacgccagctaggctacctcgagagtccctagactgaagatagctcccagaagtcctactgctgcggtccgtaagctgctccctgatcagtgcaccaaaaatgcacagagtgtagcatcagcacaacacgatcccataatatcatatataagtggacggcgtgccacacgatcccataatatcatatataagtggacggcgtgccacacgatcccataatatcatatataagtggacggcgtgccacacgatcccataatatcatatataagtggacggcgtgccacacgatcccataatatcatatataagtggacggcgtgccacacgatcccataatatcatatataagtggacggcgtgccacacgatcccataatatcatatataagtggacggcgtgccacacgatcccataatatcatatataagtggacggcgtgccacacgatcccataatatcatatataagtggacggcatgccacacgatcccataatatcatatataagtggacggcgtgccacacgatcccataatatcatattaaagtggacggcgtgccacacgatcccataatatcatatataagtggacggcgtgccacacgatcccataatatcatatataagtggacggcgtgccacacgatcccaaaatatagttcataatatctgacttcatatagtagaccccttcaggggagaataacaactcaatacctttaacccggcaagggtacaactaacagcccaaaatatcccgacaagggagaatatatatatcagtctacacatcccggcaagggagtattcacaacacattctccttttaaatcattcttcctcaaccgttcacattatatgaaacttatcaaataaacaaggagcttgtgtcacattattcgaattaaaagcaatcaagactcacggtcatgctagactccggtgcatagataaccgtcaccatgcctatacaccgtactccacattagcaagtagcaaatatcatcctaatcctattccctcaagccaaagttagaacaaacacttacctcgaatgctccaaactcaactcacgcttctagtatagctttacctcttgattccaccaccaatccgctcgaatctagtcataagttacttaatcacattaataattactaaatgaatcatccccaatgcatgaaaatagatttttcaaggtttttcccaaaaaggtcaaaaatacccccggacccacgtggtcgaaactcgaggttcggaccaaaacccggttacccattcccccatgaatcccaatatatgatttgtttttaaatcggaccccaaattgaggtccaacttctcaatttgtagaaaacctaggttctacccaaaacacccaattttccccatgaaaatctttgatttgaagttgaaattatgttaaaagatgttaaggaataaagaaattaagttagaaatcacttaccaatcgttttggagaaaaaaagttgtttggaaaatcgcctcttaggttttgggtttttgaaaagtgaaaaatgactgagattttccgaacttgtatacctttctggggacctggcgcggactgcacaaaaatgcatcgcggctccagcgcggaccgcgcggaaatggccgcggccgcgctagtgtctgcaacacctgaacctgcattttcttaagtccaagacctcccgggccccattcaaaactcacccgagccctcggggctccaaaccaaacatgcacacaaccttaaaaacatcttacggacttac
This sequence is a window from Nicotiana sylvestris chromosome 3, ASM39365v2, whole genome shotgun sequence. Protein-coding genes within it:
- the LOC104245787 gene encoding uncharacterized protein, giving the protein MFQLQLLLSLLTLSFSTQSYSSTSGLSILPSKPNSLSISVTKFGAAGDGTHYDTVPIQKAINACSGAVFTHQRQCHVIFPPGKYLTATIFLKSGVFLDIHRNATILGGPRLEDYPNERNRWYVVLAEDAADVGITGGGEINGQGLKFVQRFDDKKNVMVSWNHTGACLGDECRPRLVGFIGCRNIDISDVRLIEPALWWCVPLTFFLS